CCTCGAGGGCGAACCGGCCTCCAGCCCCCCGGGCCAGGCGCCCCTCAGCCCTCCGGAACGGGCAGGCCCCGGCTCCGCGCGCCCGCAGCCCGAGGACGAGGCCTGCCTTGCACCAGCAGGACGCCAGCTACGGCTACGGCCCCTCCCAGCCACTCCGCCCAGGTCGGGCGCTCGCCCAGCATGACCCAGGCGGTGGCCACGGCCAGCAAGGGATTCAGGTTGAGAAGGCTGGCCACCCGGGCGGCAGGTGCCCGGGCCAGGGCCGCCGACCAGCACCAGTAGGCCAGAGCCGACGGGAAGACCCCCAGGTACACCGCGGCCAGCCACGCCGCCGGCGCCAGGTCGCCGGCGGCCACCTGGCGGGCCAGCCCTGGGCCAAAGGCGGCACCCAGCAGAAGCGTGCCGGCCCAGGTGTAGAAGGAGGTCAGGGTGAGGGCGTCGTAGCGCCCGCTGAGGGGCCGCTGCAGGACGAAGAAGGCCGAGGTGCCCAGGGCGGCCACGCCCACGGCCGCAGGGCCGGCCCAGGCGGGCAGGGACGGGACGGAGCCGCCGCCCGTCGCCGTGACCGCCGCCGCGGGCTCCGCCGGCGCCGCCGCCGGCTGGGCGGCGGCCCAGCTGATCAGCGCCACCCCCGCAAAGCTGAGCACGAGGCCCAGCCAGCCCCGCGGTGCCAGCCGCTCCCCGAGCCAGAAGCGGGACATCAGGGCCGTCAGCGCCGGGGCGGTCGCCACCAGCAGGCTGGCGGTGGCGGCGGAAACCCTGGTCTCGCCCCAGTTCAACCCCGTGTGATACAGGAAAATCCCCGTGGCCCCCAGCAGGACGAAGCGGCCCGCGTCCCGCCACCATCCGGTCCCCGCGCCCGGTGCCGCCGGCAGCGCAGGGCGCTCCCCACCGGCGGCATGGGCCAGCCGGTGGGCCCGGCGGCGACCGGTACCGGCGGCACCCGGCCCGGTCGCTACGGCGGTCGTTGCCGGGGCAGTCGCCGGTACCGGCGGCTCCTGCCCGCGGGCCAGCCGGCGCAAGCCCAGCCCCAGCGCCAGGATGAGGGAGGCGACGACGAAACGGGCCAGCGCCAGCTCGCCGGGACCCCAGTACCGGAGCCCGGCCCGGATCACCGCGAAGGCCGACGACCAGAACAGGAGGGTGCAGCCCGCCAGGGCC
This is a stretch of genomic DNA from Thermaerobacter sp. PB12/4term. It encodes these proteins:
- a CDS encoding DMT family transporter, with translation MDWRTLALAGCTLLFWSSAFAVIRAGLRYWGPGELALARFVVASLILALGLGLRRLARGQEPPVPATAPATTAVATGPGAAGTGRRRAHRLAHAAGGERPALPAAPGAGTGWWRDAGRFVLLGATGIFLYHTGLNWGETRVSAATASLLVATAPALTALMSRFWLGERLAPRGWLGLVLSFAGVALISWAAAQPAAAPAEPAAAVTATGGGSVPSLPAWAGPAAVGVAALGTSAFFVLQRPLSGRYDALTLTSFYTWAGTLLLGAAFGPGLARQVAAGDLAPAAWLAAVYLGVFPSALAYWCWSAALARAPAARVASLLNLNPLLAVATAWVMLGERPTWAEWLGGAVAVAGVLLVQGRPRPRAAGARSRGLPVPEG